A single genomic interval of Mycobacteriales bacterium harbors:
- a CDS encoding glycerol-3-phosphate dehydrogenase/oxidase gives MGNNAPGFSVRTRAADLADATATEVDVLVVGMGATGAGVALDAASRGLRVAVVDKGDLASGTSSKSSKLVHGGLRYLENYEFGLVREGVLERQLLMRLAPHLVRPMDFLYPVWPDTAKRRLLGLGLTTYDVFALASLGGRMGEVRRHQRVSAEEAVELAPALADSGLAYSYLYGDCGTDDARLVLAVVQAARRFGALVVPYAEVTDLQQTDGRVSGATVTDRLTGTALTVRARHVVNATGVWVDHLQGLEEPGRAPVVSPSKGVHVVVPRERLPLLKASVLLPSKQGDGRSMFAIPWGRQTILGTTDTAYDGDLADLSLTGQDLDYVLAAGNDVFRRGLTSDDVLGAWAGVRPLIREAGSSSMSDVSRRHTLVEGSAGLLTITGGKLTTYRRMAKDVVDRIVERDGRKARCRTDEIPLSGTRPLEALQQEISTAAVPLGLDDDVARTLVRQAGERASDVLSLVAADPALGKRLSPWSAHIAAEVVHAARAEGAVTLDDVFSRRTRLSLRSKDAALPAAPEAARLLAAETGRDDRWAAAQVAAYADAVRRERGVLGLPDAAQLPAVG, from the coding sequence ATGGGTAACAACGCGCCCGGCTTCTCGGTCCGCACCCGCGCGGCCGACCTCGCCGACGCCACCGCGACCGAGGTCGACGTCCTCGTCGTCGGCATGGGCGCGACCGGTGCGGGCGTGGCCCTCGATGCGGCCAGCCGCGGCCTGCGGGTCGCCGTCGTCGACAAGGGCGACCTCGCGAGCGGCACCAGCAGCAAGAGCAGCAAGCTCGTCCACGGCGGCCTGCGCTACCTGGAGAACTACGAGTTCGGGCTCGTCCGCGAGGGCGTGCTCGAGCGGCAGCTGCTCATGCGGCTCGCCCCGCACCTCGTGCGACCGATGGACTTCCTCTACCCCGTGTGGCCCGACACGGCCAAGCGGCGGCTGCTGGGGCTGGGACTCACGACGTACGACGTGTTTGCGCTCGCCTCGCTCGGCGGCCGCATGGGCGAGGTCCGGCGGCACCAGCGGGTCAGTGCCGAGGAGGCCGTCGAGCTGGCGCCGGCACTGGCCGACAGCGGACTGGCCTACTCCTACCTCTACGGCGACTGCGGCACCGACGACGCCCGGCTGGTGCTCGCCGTCGTGCAGGCGGCTCGCCGGTTCGGTGCGCTCGTCGTGCCCTACGCCGAGGTCACCGACCTGCAGCAGACCGATGGGCGCGTCAGCGGGGCGACGGTCACCGACCGGCTCACGGGGACCGCACTGACCGTGCGCGCCCGCCATGTCGTCAACGCGACCGGCGTGTGGGTCGACCACCTGCAAGGGCTCGAGGAGCCCGGGCGCGCCCCGGTGGTCTCCCCGAGCAAGGGCGTGCACGTCGTCGTGCCGCGCGAGCGGCTGCCGCTGCTCAAGGCCTCGGTGCTGCTGCCGTCGAAGCAGGGCGACGGCAGGTCGATGTTCGCGATCCCGTGGGGGCGGCAGACGATCCTCGGCACGACCGACACCGCCTACGACGGCGACCTCGCCGACCTGTCGCTGACGGGCCAGGACCTCGACTACGTGCTCGCGGCCGGCAACGACGTGTTCCGCCGCGGGCTCACCAGCGACGACGTGCTCGGCGCGTGGGCCGGTGTCCGGCCCCTCATCCGCGAGGCGGGCTCGTCCTCGATGAGCGACGTCTCGCGCCGCCACACCCTCGTCGAGGGCAGCGCAGGACTGCTGACGATCACCGGCGGCAAGCTCACGACCTACCGGCGGATGGCCAAGGACGTCGTCGACCGCATCGTCGAGCGCGACGGCCGCAAGGCCCGCTGCCGCACCGACGAGATCCCGCTGTCGGGCACGCGTCCGCTCGAGGCCCTGCAGCAGGAGATCTCCACCGCCGCCGTCCCGCTCGGGCTCGACGACGACGTCGCCCGCACCCTGGTCCGCCAGGCCGGCGAGCGCGCCTCCGACGTGCTGTCGCTGGTCGCCGCCGACCCAGCGCTCGGCAAGCGGCTGTCGCCTTGGTCGGCCCACATCGCCGCCGAGGTCGTCCATGCCGCCCGCGCGGAGGGCGCCGTCACCCTCGACGACGTCTTCAGCCGCCGCACCCGGCTGTCACTGCGCTCCAAGGACGCCGCGCTGCCGGCCGCTCCCGAGGCCGCACGGCTGCTCGCCGCCGAGACCGGCCGCGACGATCGGTGGGCCGCCGCGCAGGTGGCTGCCTACGCCGATGCCGTCCGTCGCGAGCGCGGGGTCCTCGGCCTCCCCGACGCCGCGCAGCTCCCCGCCGTCGGCTGA
- a CDS encoding DEAD/DEAH box helicase, giving the protein MSEPSPAERYAAFRRTQVGVALAEFEVGYPFGLDAFQRTACQALEAGQGVLVAAPTGAGKTVVGEFAVHLALRGGGKCFYTTPIKALSNQKYADLVDRHGPDRVGLLTGDNAVNGDADVVVMTTEVLRNMLYAGSDALRGLSHVVMDEVHYLADRERGAVWEEVIIHLPDEVAVVSLSATVSNAEEFGEWLVTVRGDTTIVVEEHRPVPLWQHVLVGTRLYDLFVDQDQRDVNPELVRLARDEERYLPRGRSGDRERPARRHQASRPDVIERLDREGLLPAITFVFSRAGCAAAVEQCLRSGLRLNTAEERETVRRHVERRTADIPREDLRVLGYWDWLEGLERGLAAHHAGMLPTFKEVVEELFVQGLVKAVFATETLALGINMPARSVVLEKLVKWNGETHADVTPGEYTQLTGRAGRRGIDVEGHAVVLWQQGLDPKAVAGLASTRTYPLRSSFRPSYNMACNLVGSVGREPARALLESSFAQFQADRSVVGLARQVSRNLEALAGYTEAMTCHLGDTQEYAELRASVKRRETDLARTGAASRRAAAAQSLEALKPGDVIRVPHGRRTGLAVVLDPGLSMGGDAHPLVVTEDRWAGRLSPADFPSAVEALAQVRLPKRVDHRQPQVRRDLASSLRNLGLDSRGPRTGRAGRSNPGDDDQLQSLRAALRRHPVHGCDDREAHMRWAERWVRLRHDTDALEHRVAGKTGSIARTFDRVCAVLTELGYLADDEVTDAGRQLARVYSETDLLVVECLRTGAWDGLGPAELAAVVSSLVYSARRPEGGAVRVPSGAVEGALAEVSRLWARLADLEGRHKVELLREPDPGFAAAAYAWASGAGLDTVLGDGDELTAGDFVRWCKQLLDLLGQIADIAPAEVRGSARKAVTAVRRGVVAYTSVT; this is encoded by the coding sequence ATGAGCGAGCCCTCGCCCGCCGAGCGCTACGCGGCGTTCCGCAGGACCCAGGTCGGTGTCGCGCTCGCGGAGTTCGAGGTCGGCTACCCCTTCGGGCTCGACGCCTTCCAGCGCACCGCCTGCCAGGCCCTCGAGGCGGGTCAGGGCGTGCTTGTCGCGGCTCCCACCGGCGCCGGCAAGACGGTGGTCGGGGAGTTCGCCGTGCACCTCGCCCTGCGCGGCGGCGGCAAGTGCTTCTACACGACGCCGATCAAGGCGCTGTCCAACCAGAAGTACGCCGACCTCGTCGACCGCCACGGGCCCGACCGCGTCGGCCTGCTCACCGGCGACAACGCGGTCAACGGCGACGCGGACGTGGTCGTCATGACCACCGAGGTCCTGCGCAACATGCTCTACGCCGGCTCGGACGCCCTGCGCGGGCTGTCGCACGTCGTCATGGACGAGGTCCACTACCTCGCCGACCGCGAGCGCGGGGCGGTCTGGGAAGAGGTGATCATCCACCTGCCCGACGAGGTGGCGGTCGTCTCGCTGTCGGCGACGGTGAGCAACGCCGAGGAGTTCGGCGAGTGGCTCGTGACGGTGCGCGGCGACACCACGATCGTCGTCGAGGAGCACCGGCCGGTGCCGCTGTGGCAGCACGTCCTGGTGGGCACGCGCCTCTACGACCTCTTCGTTGACCAGGACCAGCGCGACGTCAACCCGGAGCTCGTGCGGCTGGCGCGCGACGAGGAGCGCTACCTGCCCCGCGGGCGGAGCGGGGACCGGGAACGACCTGCCCGGCGCCACCAGGCGTCGCGGCCCGACGTCATCGAGCGGCTCGACCGCGAGGGGCTGCTGCCCGCGATCACCTTCGTCTTCAGCCGGGCCGGCTGCGCCGCGGCCGTCGAGCAGTGCCTGCGCTCCGGGTTGCGGCTCAACACCGCCGAGGAGCGCGAGACGGTCCGCCGCCACGTCGAGCGGCGCACGGCCGACATCCCGCGCGAGGACCTGCGCGTCCTGGGCTACTGGGACTGGCTCGAGGGGCTCGAGCGCGGGCTGGCCGCGCACCACGCGGGGATGCTGCCGACCTTCAAGGAGGTCGTCGAGGAACTGTTCGTCCAGGGGCTCGTCAAGGCGGTCTTCGCCACGGAGACGCTCGCGCTCGGCATCAACATGCCGGCCCGGTCGGTCGTGCTCGAGAAGCTCGTGAAGTGGAACGGCGAGACCCACGCCGACGTGACCCCGGGGGAGTACACCCAGCTCACCGGCCGCGCCGGCCGCCGCGGCATCGACGTCGAGGGCCACGCCGTCGTGCTGTGGCAGCAGGGCCTCGACCCGAAGGCGGTCGCGGGCCTCGCCTCGACCCGCACCTACCCGTTGCGGTCGAGCTTCCGCCCGTCCTACAACATGGCCTGCAACCTGGTCGGCTCGGTCGGTCGCGAGCCCGCGCGGGCGCTGCTCGAGAGCTCCTTCGCGCAGTTCCAGGCCGACCGCTCCGTCGTCGGCCTCGCCCGCCAGGTCTCGCGCAACCTCGAGGCGCTGGCCGGCTACACCGAGGCGATGACCTGCCACCTCGGTGACACCCAGGAGTACGCCGAGCTCCGCGCATCGGTGAAGCGGCGCGAGACCGACCTCGCCCGCACCGGCGCGGCGTCGCGCCGGGCGGCGGCAGCGCAGTCGCTCGAGGCCCTCAAGCCCGGTGACGTGATCCGGGTGCCGCACGGGCGCCGCACCGGGCTCGCCGTGGTGCTCGACCCGGGCCTGTCGATGGGTGGCGACGCGCACCCGCTGGTCGTCACCGAGGACCGCTGGGCGGGCCGGCTCTCACCCGCAGACTTCCCGTCCGCGGTCGAGGCGCTCGCCCAGGTGCGGCTGCCCAAGCGGGTCGACCACCGCCAGCCGCAGGTCCGGCGCGACCTCGCCTCCTCGCTGCGCAACCTCGGCCTCGACTCGCGCGGCCCGCGCACGGGGCGGGCCGGGCGGTCCAACCCCGGAGACGACGACCAGCTGCAGTCGCTGCGGGCCGCCCTGCGGCGGCACCCGGTGCACGGCTGCGACGACCGCGAGGCCCACATGCGGTGGGCCGAGCGGTGGGTGCGGCTGCGCCACGACACCGACGCCCTCGAGCACCGCGTCGCCGGCAAGACCGGCTCGATCGCCCGGACCTTCGACCGGGTCTGCGCGGTGCTGACCGAGCTCGGCTACCTCGCCGATGACGAGGTCACCGACGCCGGCCGACAGCTCGCCCGGGTCTACAGCGAGACCGACCTGCTGGTGGTCGAGTGCCTGCGCACCGGCGCCTGGGACGGCCTCGGTCCGGCCGAGCTCGCCGCGGTGGTGTCGTCGCTCGTCTACAGCGCCCGCCGGCCCGAGGGCGGCGCGGTGCGGGTCCCGAGCGGTGCCGTCGAGGGCGCCCTCGCGGAGGTCTCGCGGCTCTGGGCCCGGCTCGCCGACCTCGAGGGTCGCCACAAGGTCGAACTGCTCCGTGAGCCCGACCCGGGGTTCGCCGCGGCGGCGTACGCCTGGGCCTCCGGGGCGGGCCTCGACACCGTCCTCGGTGACGGCGACGAACTGACCGCGGGCGACTTCGTGCGCTGGTGCAAGCAGCTGCTCGACCTGCTCGGGCAGATCGCCGACATCGCACCGGCCGAGGTGCGCGGCAGTGCGCGCAAGGCGGTCACCGCGGTCCGCCGCGGCGTCGTCGCCTACACCTCCGTGACCTGA
- a CDS encoding YegS/Rv2252/BmrU family lipid kinase has translation MHRHRAAARARPARQRRGLQRARRRRGVGALTGAPSGLGRVALVVNPASGKGRAGRAADVVEQHLRAAGTSVVRVVGHDGPDAARLCSEAVAQGAEALVAVGGDGMAHLALQAVAGTPTGFGLVPTGTGNDLARALGLPLGDPARSAQLLLTAPARQVDAVRCGDQWWACVLGTGFDAATNDRANRMRFPRGRRRYDVAVVAELMSYRPKRFLLVLDGVPRQVDAMLVAVGNAPSYGGGMRVCPDARLDDGLLDVVVIGEMSRRRFLRLFPSVFRGGHLAAPEVWTGRAREVRIEGDASVYADGEALGRLPLTTTVVPGALRVIGTPPAT, from the coding sequence CTGCATCGTCATCGCGCGGCTGCGCGAGCGCGCCCGGCGCGGCAGCGGCGAGGACTACAGCGGGCTCGCCGACGACGAGGTGTCGGCGCTCTGACCGGCGCTCCGAGCGGGCTCGGGCGGGTCGCGCTGGTCGTCAACCCGGCCAGCGGCAAGGGCCGCGCGGGCAGGGCGGCCGACGTCGTCGAGCAGCACCTGCGCGCCGCGGGCACCTCCGTCGTCCGCGTCGTCGGCCACGACGGGCCCGATGCCGCGCGGCTGTGCAGCGAGGCGGTCGCGCAGGGCGCCGAGGCGCTCGTCGCGGTCGGTGGTGACGGGATGGCCCACCTGGCGCTGCAGGCCGTCGCGGGGACACCCACGGGCTTCGGGCTGGTCCCGACCGGCACCGGCAACGACCTCGCGCGGGCCCTCGGACTGCCGCTCGGCGACCCCGCCCGCAGCGCCCAGCTGCTGCTGACCGCACCCGCGCGCCAGGTCGACGCGGTGCGGTGCGGCGACCAGTGGTGGGCGTGCGTGCTCGGCACCGGCTTCGATGCCGCGACCAACGACCGCGCCAACCGGATGCGCTTCCCCCGCGGCCGTCGGCGCTACGACGTGGCCGTCGTCGCGGAGCTCATGAGCTACCGGCCGAAGCGCTTCCTGCTCGTGCTCGACGGGGTGCCACGCCAGGTCGACGCGATGCTCGTCGCCGTCGGCAACGCCCCGTCGTACGGCGGGGGCATGCGGGTCTGCCCCGACGCCCGGCTCGACGACGGCCTGCTCGACGTCGTCGTCATCGGGGAGATGTCGCGCAGGCGCTTCCTGCGGCTGTTCCCGTCGGTCTTCCGGGGCGGCCATCTCGCGGCGCCGGAGGTCTGGACCGGGCGGGCCCGCGAGGTCCGCATCGAGGGGGACGCGAGCGTCTACGCCGACGGCGAGGCCCTCGGTCGGCTGCCGCTCACGACAACGGTGGTCCCCGGCGCGCTGCGCGTGATCGGGACACCTCCAGCGACGTAG
- the tatC gene encoding twin-arginine translocase subunit TatC — protein MSLIEHLVELRNRSAKSLAALAVCVVVVFVFWEPAYDFLRQPYCDTRAGAENCDLTAFGIFDQFKVRLRVAFIGGAIVSSPVWLYQLGAFITPALHRKEKKYAAGFLAAALLLFLVGTTFAYLTVSRGLDFLLEVGGGDINTLLSIQSYLSFLTLCLLAFGVAFEFPVLVLFLNVVGVFPSSKMRAWRRGMILGIFTGSALITPSQDPFTFCFMAIPIYLLYEACIVIARLRERARRGSGEDYSGLADDEVSAL, from the coding sequence ATGAGCCTGATCGAGCACCTCGTCGAGCTGCGCAACCGCTCGGCCAAGTCGCTCGCGGCGCTCGCGGTCTGCGTGGTCGTGGTGTTCGTCTTCTGGGAGCCGGCCTACGACTTCCTGCGCCAGCCCTACTGCGACACCCGCGCCGGCGCGGAGAACTGCGACCTCACAGCCTTCGGGATCTTCGACCAGTTCAAGGTCCGGCTGCGGGTCGCCTTCATCGGCGGCGCGATCGTCTCGTCACCGGTGTGGCTCTACCAGCTCGGGGCTTTCATCACCCCGGCGCTGCACCGCAAGGAGAAGAAGTACGCCGCGGGCTTCCTCGCCGCCGCGTTGCTGCTCTTCCTCGTCGGGACGACCTTCGCCTACCTCACCGTCAGCCGCGGGCTCGACTTCCTGCTCGAGGTCGGTGGCGGCGACATCAACACGCTGCTGTCGATCCAGAGCTACCTGTCGTTCCTCACGCTGTGCCTGCTCGCGTTCGGAGTGGCCTTCGAGTTCCCGGTGCTGGTGCTGTTCCTCAACGTCGTCGGGGTCTTCCCGTCGTCGAAGATGCGCGCCTGGCGCCGCGGGATGATCCTCGGGATCTTCACGGGCAGCGCGCTCATCACGCCGTCGCAGGACCCGTTCACGTTCTGCTTCATGGCCATCCCGATCTACCTGCTCTACGAAGCCTGCATCGTCATCGCGCGGCTGCGCGAGCGCGCCCGGCGCGGCAGCGGCGAGGACTACAGCGGGCTCGCCGACGACGAGGTGTCGGCGCTCTGA
- a CDS encoding WYL domain-containing protein: protein MTGALGDLPRLLALVPYLQAHQGVRLADVAADFGITEERLRRDLNLVWLCGLPGHSPGDLIDLEFEGDTVTLLDAQGVDRPLRLTVDEALALVVALRTLAETPGLADRDAVDRALVKVEEAAGAAAEQAQRVEVVVEPEAVLLSTLTDALERGRLVRLDYDVPGRDERTTRLVDPMRLVVEGRSYLEAWCRLAEGVRLFRLDRIAGVEVLDEAAAVPPHAESRDLSQGLFQPGPDDDLVTLALGPGAHWVADYHPCETVEQVGSELLVGLRTPDHHWVRRLALRLGDTGRVVAPAALAEQVRADAAAALAAYSS, encoded by the coding sequence GTGACCGGCGCGCTCGGGGACCTGCCGAGGCTGCTCGCGCTCGTGCCCTACCTGCAGGCCCACCAGGGCGTCCGGCTCGCCGACGTCGCGGCCGACTTCGGCATCACCGAGGAGCGGCTGCGCCGCGACCTCAACCTGGTGTGGCTGTGCGGGCTGCCGGGCCACAGCCCCGGTGACCTCATCGACCTCGAGTTCGAGGGCGACACCGTCACGCTGCTCGACGCGCAGGGCGTCGACCGGCCGCTGCGCCTCACCGTCGACGAGGCCCTCGCGCTCGTCGTCGCGCTGCGCACCCTCGCCGAGACGCCCGGCCTCGCCGACCGCGACGCCGTCGATCGCGCCCTGGTCAAGGTCGAGGAGGCCGCCGGCGCGGCCGCCGAGCAGGCCCAGCGCGTCGAGGTCGTCGTCGAGCCGGAGGCGGTGCTGCTCAGCACCCTCACCGACGCGCTCGAGCGCGGCCGCCTCGTGCGCCTCGACTACGACGTCCCGGGGCGCGACGAGCGCACCACCCGGCTGGTGGACCCGATGCGCCTGGTCGTCGAGGGCCGCAGCTACCTCGAGGCCTGGTGCCGGCTGGCCGAGGGCGTCCGGCTCTTCCGACTCGACCGGATTGCCGGGGTCGAGGTCCTCGACGAGGCCGCGGCCGTCCCGCCCCACGCGGAGAGCCGCGACCTGTCGCAGGGGCTCTTCCAGCCCGGCCCCGACGACGACCTCGTCACGTTGGCGCTCGGACCGGGTGCCCACTGGGTCGCCGACTACCACCCCTGCGAGACCGTGGAGCAGGTCGGCAGCGAGCTGCTCGTCGGGCTGCGCACGCCCGACCACCACTGGGTCCGGCGGCTTGCCCTGCGCCTGGGCGATACCGGTCGGGTGGTCGCGCCGGCCGCGCTCGCCGAGCAGGTCCGCGCCGACGCCGCGGCCGCGCTCGCGGCGTACTCCTCCTGA
- a CDS encoding WYL domain-containing protein: MAAKKTERLLNLVICLLHTRRYLSVQQIRDAVPGYEQGSEESFRRMFERDKEELRELGIPLETGTDSHAHDDEPGYRIARRDYELPPITLLPDEAAALGLAARLWQSAPQAAATGSALLKLRAAGVDVVEARGALEPRVGASEPAFEACWSAVRDQQAIRFDYRRPGGQPAEERVVEPWGVVSWRSRWYLVGHDRAREAERVFRLSRIEGAVRPEGAAGAVVAPSVDLRAIVARLAGDEPRATATVRLRAGAGWELRREATASTPDGDGWDVVELGFSDPERFADRVTGFGADAVVLAPPEARAAVVRRLTALAGAR; the protein is encoded by the coding sequence GTGGCAGCGAAGAAGACCGAGCGGCTCCTCAACCTCGTCATCTGCCTGCTCCACACCCGCCGCTACCTGTCGGTCCAGCAGATCCGCGACGCGGTCCCGGGCTACGAGCAGGGCTCCGAGGAGTCCTTCCGGCGGATGTTCGAGCGCGACAAGGAGGAGCTGCGCGAGCTCGGGATCCCCTTGGAGACCGGCACCGACAGCCACGCCCACGACGACGAGCCCGGCTACCGCATCGCGCGGCGCGACTACGAGCTGCCGCCGATCACGCTGCTGCCCGACGAGGCGGCCGCGCTGGGGCTGGCCGCCCGCCTGTGGCAGTCGGCCCCGCAGGCTGCGGCGACCGGCTCGGCGCTGCTGAAGCTGCGGGCGGCCGGTGTCGACGTCGTCGAGGCCCGCGGCGCCCTGGAGCCGCGGGTCGGGGCGAGCGAGCCCGCCTTCGAGGCCTGCTGGTCGGCCGTGCGCGACCAGCAGGCGATCCGCTTCGACTACCGCCGCCCGGGTGGTCAGCCCGCCGAGGAGCGCGTCGTGGAGCCGTGGGGCGTCGTGTCCTGGCGCAGCCGGTGGTACCTCGTGGGCCACGACCGCGCCCGCGAGGCCGAGCGCGTCTTCCGGCTGTCACGCATCGAGGGCGCGGTGCGACCCGAGGGCGCCGCGGGTGCCGTCGTCGCACCGTCGGTCGACCTGCGGGCCATCGTCGCCCGGCTCGCCGGAGACGAGCCCCGGGCCACCGCGACCGTCCGGTTGCGCGCGGGCGCGGGCTGGGAGCTGCGCCGCGAGGCGACCGCCAGCACGCCCGACGGCGACGGCTGGGACGTCGTCGAGCTCGGCTTCTCCGACCCGGAGCGCTTCGCCGACCGGGTCACCGGCTTCGGGGCCGACGCGGTCGTGCTCGCCCCGCCCGAGGCTCGCGCGGCCGTCGTGCGCCGCCTCACGGCACTGGCGGGTGCCCGGTGA
- a CDS encoding DUF3866 family protein, whose amino-acid sequence MIVWRRGTVAATGRSWPGAVELDVDVEGPAPSGRLRALAYTDLVGTPAPGDAVLLNATALGLGLGTGGYALVIAVPDRLPPDREGPGHLVKARYTPLQTVVLGTDEQDSPAHALLTDDGPLPGTPVVVADLHSSLPAVVAGVLHDRPGTRVAYVMTDGGTLPLAFSRTVAALRPSLCGTVTAGQAYGGDGEAVTVHSALLVAVRVLHAEVVVVTQGPGNLGTGTPWGFSGVAAGEAVNAAAAVGARPVATLRMSQADPRERHRGVSHHSLTAYGRVALSPADVVVPSSWAALVDPTAFARHRVVTVDDDGLLDALRAGPVPLSSMGRGLDDDPVAFVAAAAAGRHAATLL is encoded by the coding sequence GTGATCGTCTGGCGGCGCGGGACCGTGGCCGCGACCGGCCGCTCCTGGCCGGGAGCGGTCGAGCTCGACGTGGACGTCGAGGGCCCGGCCCCGAGCGGCCGCCTGCGCGCGCTCGCCTACACCGACCTGGTCGGGACCCCAGCGCCCGGCGACGCGGTCCTGCTCAACGCGACGGCGCTCGGCCTGGGCCTCGGCACCGGCGGCTACGCCCTCGTCATCGCGGTCCCCGACCGGCTGCCGCCCGACCGCGAGGGCCCGGGCCACCTCGTCAAGGCCCGCTACACACCGCTGCAGACCGTCGTGCTCGGCACCGACGAGCAGGACTCCCCCGCCCACGCACTGCTCACCGACGACGGCCCGCTGCCCGGCACCCCGGTGGTCGTCGCCGACCTGCACTCCTCCCTGCCCGCGGTCGTCGCGGGGGTCCTGCACGACCGGCCCGGGACCCGGGTGGCCTACGTCATGACCGACGGCGGCACCCTGCCGCTTGCCTTCTCCCGCACCGTCGCGGCCCTGCGCCCGTCGCTCTGCGGCACCGTCACCGCCGGACAGGCCTACGGCGGCGACGGCGAGGCCGTCACGGTCCACAGCGCCCTGCTGGTCGCCGTGCGGGTGCTGCACGCCGAGGTCGTCGTGGTCACCCAGGGTCCCGGCAACCTCGGCACCGGCACCCCGTGGGGCTTCTCCGGGGTCGCGGCGGGCGAGGCTGTCAACGCCGCCGCGGCCGTCGGCGCCCGGCCGGTCGCGACGCTGCGGATGTCGCAGGCCGACCCGCGCGAGCGCCACCGCGGCGTGTCCCACCACTCGCTCACCGCCTACGGCCGGGTCGCCCTCTCCCCCGCCGACGTCGTCGTCCCGTCGTCGTGGGCGGCGCTGGTCGACCCGACCGCCTTCGCCCGCCACCGCGTCGTGACGGTCGACGACGACGGCCTGCTCGACGCCCTGCGGGCCGGCCCCGTCCCGCTGTCGTCCATGGGCCGCGGCCTCGACGACGACCCGGTGGCCTTCGTCGCGGCGGCGGCGGCCGGCCGGCACGCCGCAACCCTCCTGTGA
- a CDS encoding adenylate/guanylate cyclase domain-containing protein, whose protein sequence is MARRFVLVMSVSMFGANTLGALVVFVYLTFVLPDAMSADLELVNSIVAASYLVFSLVVGTVGSVVLQRRILRWFRKAHVLDDEDRRTTLRLPARCVRLYGVLWGVAVVVFVSINLGNDVNRALDIASTIGFGGLTTCALAYLLAERAVRPLVAEAMRDQVEPPPVVLGVRRRILLSWALGTAVPVSGIVIGVLDPADDGGLDPPAVLFLCVVALGVGLLAMLVAARSVSDPVQSVTRALAAVAAGDLSVRVDVDDVSEVGQLQSGVNAMVLGLQERDRLQDLFGRQVGRDVARLALERGVDLRGERREVAVLFVDVVGSTALAARSDPEDVVSALNLFFGVVVDAVQAEGGWVNKFEGDAALCVFGAPVGLDDPWTAVLRAGRALAARLEPLPLEAAVGISGGTVVAGHIGASSRFEYTVIGDPVNAAARLTELAKQEPGRILADGAVVGRAEAGEAERWLPGERVVLRGRTASTVLHAPLDPQHQGP, encoded by the coding sequence GTGGCCCGCCGCTTCGTGCTCGTCATGTCGGTGTCGATGTTCGGCGCCAACACCCTCGGCGCGCTCGTCGTCTTCGTCTACCTCACCTTCGTGCTGCCCGATGCCATGAGCGCCGACCTCGAGCTCGTCAACAGCATCGTCGCGGCGTCCTACCTCGTCTTCTCGCTGGTCGTCGGGACGGTCGGCTCGGTGGTGCTGCAGCGGCGGATCCTGCGGTGGTTCCGCAAGGCGCACGTCCTCGACGACGAGGACAGGCGTACGACGCTGCGCCTCCCGGCGCGGTGCGTCCGTCTCTACGGCGTCCTGTGGGGCGTCGCGGTCGTCGTCTTCGTGTCCATCAACCTCGGAAACGACGTCAACCGGGCGCTCGACATCGCGTCCACCATCGGCTTCGGCGGACTGACCACCTGCGCGCTGGCCTACCTGCTGGCGGAGCGCGCCGTCCGCCCGCTCGTCGCCGAGGCGATGCGCGACCAGGTCGAGCCGCCACCGGTGGTCCTCGGCGTACGCCGTCGGATCCTGCTGTCGTGGGCGCTCGGCACCGCGGTGCCGGTGTCGGGGATCGTGATCGGTGTCCTCGACCCGGCCGACGACGGGGGTCTCGACCCTCCCGCGGTGCTCTTCCTCTGCGTGGTCGCCCTCGGGGTGGGACTGCTCGCGATGCTGGTCGCCGCGCGGTCGGTGAGCGACCCGGTCCAGTCGGTCACGCGGGCCCTGGCCGCCGTCGCCGCGGGCGACCTCAGCGTGCGGGTCGATGTCGACGACGTGAGCGAGGTCGGCCAGCTGCAGAGCGGCGTCAACGCCATGGTCCTCGGCCTGCAGGAGCGGGACCGGCTGCAGGACCTCTTCGGCAGGCAGGTGGGCCGCGACGTCGCCCGGCTGGCGCTGGAGCGGGGCGTCGACCTGCGCGGCGAGCGGCGCGAGGTCGCGGTGCTCTTCGTCGACGTCGTCGGCTCGACCGCCCTTGCCGCGCGCAGCGACCCGGAGGACGTCGTGAGCGCCCTCAACCTCTTCTTCGGTGTCGTCGTCGACGCGGTCCAGGCAGAGGGCGGCTGGGTCAACAAGTTCGAGGGCGACGCCGCGCTGTGCGTCTTCGGCGCGCCCGTCGGCCTCGACGACCCGTGGACGGCGGTGCTGCGGGCCGGCCGGGCGCTGGCCGCGCGGCTGGAGCCGCTGCCGCTGGAGGCCGCGGTGGGCATCAGCGGCGGCACCGTCGTCGCCGGCCACATCGGGGCCTCGTCGCGGTTCGAGTACACCGTCATCGGCGACCCGGTCAACGCCGCGGCCCGGCTCACCGAGCTCGCGAAGCAGGAGCCGGGTCGGATCCTGGCGGACGGTGCCGTCGTCGGGCGGGCCGAGGCAGGCGAGGCCGAGCGGTGGCTGCCCGGCGAGCGGGTCGTGCTGCGCGGCCGGACCGCGTCGACCGTCCTGCACGCTCCGCTGGACCCTCAGCACCAGGGCCCGTAG